The Henckelia pumila isolate YLH828 chromosome 2, ASM3356847v2, whole genome shotgun sequence genome includes a window with the following:
- the LOC140883459 gene encoding alcohol dehydrogenase-like 6 — translation MNSTTSTAEGGAGGVITCKAAVAWAAGEPLVIEEVQLSPPGPLEIRIKVVSTSLCRSDLTAWLSEAQPQLFPRIFGHEASGIIESVGHEVTEFEEGDHVLTLFTGECMSCRHCASGKSNMCQVLGLERQGLMHSDKKTRFSVKGKSIYHYCAVSSFSEYTVVHSGCAVKISSIAPLEKICLLSCGVAAGLGAAWKVANISEGSTIVIFGLGTVGLSVAQGAKLRGASRIIGVDTNPEKSEKAEAFGVTDFLNPNDYDQPIQQVIHQMTDGGADYAFECVGDTGLITTALQSCCSGWGLTVTLGVPKEKPEIAAHYGLFLGGRTLTGSLFGGWKPKSELPSLVDKYLQKEIKIDEYITHNLMFEDINKSFDLMRQGQCLRCVIHMAK, via the exons ATGAACTCAACCACTTCGACGGCGGAAGGTGGTGCCGGAGGCGTGATCACTTGCAAAGCAGCGGTGGCATGGGCCGCCGGAGAGCCATTGGTGATCGAAGAGGTGCAGCTCAGCCCTCCTGGACCCTTGGAGATCCGCATTAAAGTCGTCTCCACTTCCCTCTGCCGCAGCGATCTCACTGCCTGGCTCTCTGAG GCTCAACCTCAACTATTTCCTCGAATATTTGGGCACGAAGCTTCGGG CATTATAGAGAGCGTCGGCCATGAGGTTACTGAATTTGAAGAGGGTGACCATGTTCTCACTTTGTTTACTGGAGAATGCATGAGTTGCAGGCACTGTGCTTCAGGGAAAAGCAATATGTGCCAAGTGCTTGGGTTGGAGCGTCAAGGTCTAATGCACAGTGACAAGAAAACACGCTTCTCGGTGAAAGGAAAATCCATTTATCATTATTGTGCTGTTTCAAGTTTCAGTGAATACACTGTTGTGCACTCTGGATGTGCTGTCAAGATTAGCTCAATTGCACCTCTGGAGAAAATATGTCTTCTAAGTTGTGGAGTTGCAGCAG GTCTAGGTGCAGCTTGGAAGGTCGCCAACATCTCCGAAGGATCAACTATTGTCATTTTTGGTCTGGGAACTGTAGGACTCTCT GTTGCTCAAGGTGCTAAGCTAAGGGGAGCATCTCGCATAATTGGTGTCGACACAAATCCCGAGAAGAGCGAAAAAG CTGAGGCTTTTGGAGTGACAGACTTTTTAAATCCAAATGACTACGATCAACCAATTCAGCAG GTTATACACCAGATGACTGACGGTGGGGCAGACTACGCATTTGAGTGTGTAGGAGATACTGGATTGATTACCACTGCTTTGCAGTCTTGCTGCAGT GGATGGGGTTTGACTGTGACCCTTGGTGTGCCCAAAGAGAAGCCTGAGATCGCGGCTCACTATGGACTGTTTCTCGGTGGAAGAACACTAACAGGGTCTCTTTTCGGTGGATGGAAACCGAAATCTGAACTTCCTTCACTTGTTGACAAGTACCTGCAGAAG GAAATCAAGATTGATGAATACATCACACACAACCTGATGTTTGAAGATATTAACAAATCATTTGACCTGATGAGACAAGGACAATGCTTGCGCTGTGTCATACACATGGCTAAGTAG